One stretch of Planococcus sp. PAMC 21323 DNA includes these proteins:
- a CDS encoding LytTR family DNA-binding domain-containing protein — MESFTLGSLLDVMGELFSDEISIAVTNTKEYIYYRPSKRVDLKIKPGDPVKPGTIAHKALQANQKTSEFINRELFGVPYHGMAVPFEHEGELQGCVMAIYPAFTEGKSVVTVKSPDGWKPIPFTEVKYLEVKDRKTHVYAEGYSGTNKNSLQEFEFLLPRESFIRCHRSFIVNVHHIKEIYPDTHSTFMLAMNNGVKIPVSQSYSSYFRKLLGF, encoded by the coding sequence ATGGAAAGTTTTACACTAGGATCGCTGTTAGACGTCATGGGAGAATTGTTTTCTGATGAAATTTCAATAGCTGTAACAAATACGAAAGAGTACATCTATTATCGCCCAAGTAAACGAGTAGATTTAAAAATAAAACCTGGAGATCCGGTAAAGCCAGGAACGATTGCTCATAAAGCATTGCAGGCCAATCAAAAGACCTCTGAATTTATCAATCGAGAACTTTTTGGCGTTCCTTATCACGGGATGGCGGTGCCATTTGAACATGAAGGTGAGCTTCAAGGATGTGTCATGGCCATCTACCCGGCATTTACTGAAGGGAAGTCGGTGGTAACGGTGAAAAGTCCAGATGGTTGGAAGCCGATTCCGTTTACAGAAGTAAAATACTTAGAAGTAAAAGATCGCAAAACCCATGTGTATGCAGAAGGGTATTCTGGAACAAATAAAAATTCACTTCAGGAATTTGAATTCCTTTTACCACGAGAATCATTTATCCGCTGTCATCGATCGTTTATCGTCAATGTGCATCACATAAAAGAAATTTACCCAGATACACATTCGACATTCATGTTAGCAATGAACAACGGCGTAAAAATCCCCGTCAGCCAGTCGTATTCAAGCTACTTCAGAAAACTTCTAGGGTTCTAA
- a CDS encoding MFS transporter: MSPDQKKKIFILMINMFIAVASFGIVIPIMPSYLVSINQGGMAAGLMIAIFAASQFLFSPIAGKWADQYGRRKMIIYGLIGLTLSMFVFYASDSIWVLYFSRVIGGIGAAMLIPAIFAYIADITTFDQRAKGTSLVSASMSLGIVVGPGIGGFLADYSLKLPFLVSALVSLAAVIFSILWLKEYDATDANPALAAKLTDEESMFTKIGRSTKMPYFIPLIITLVMSFGLLAYESVVGLYLDNQFNSTAKDIAIMITATGIVSVIVQLFVVDRIVRRYGEVAILVTFLGVAAFGFLLSLFAGSYVMFFAVSLVIFLATSILRPVLNTLISKMAEGEVGFAMGMNNAYMSIGNVAGPLLAGLLYDVNIIFPFILGLTMLLITLSITVVWQRSRAVKTSTIG; this comes from the coding sequence ATGTCGCCAGACCAAAAAAAGAAAATTTTTATTTTAATGATCAATATGTTTATTGCTGTCGCAAGTTTTGGAATTGTTATCCCCATTATGCCTTCCTATCTGGTATCCATTAACCAAGGCGGTATGGCAGCCGGCTTAATGATCGCTATTTTCGCAGCTTCTCAATTTCTTTTTTCACCGATTGCCGGAAAATGGGCAGATCAATACGGTCGCCGGAAAATGATTATTTATGGGTTGATTGGTTTAACCCTCTCTATGTTTGTATTCTATGCTTCCGATTCTATTTGGGTCTTGTATTTCTCTCGTGTCATTGGTGGCATAGGTGCAGCCATGCTTATTCCAGCCATTTTCGCTTATATCGCAGACATTACAACTTTTGACCAGCGCGCTAAAGGTACGAGCCTCGTTTCTGCATCGATGTCTCTCGGTATTGTTGTCGGACCTGGTATTGGTGGATTTTTGGCGGATTACTCTTTAAAACTGCCCTTTCTCGTCTCAGCACTCGTCTCTTTAGCCGCTGTTATTTTCTCAATCTTATGGTTAAAGGAATATGATGCGACTGATGCCAACCCAGCACTTGCGGCTAAATTGACCGATGAAGAATCGATGTTCACTAAAATCGGACGCTCTACAAAGATGCCATATTTCATTCCATTAATTATTACGCTCGTCATGAGCTTTGGTTTACTGGCTTATGAATCCGTCGTCGGACTGTATTTGGACAATCAATTCAATTCTACTGCGAAAGATATCGCTATTATGATTACCGCAACCGGAATAGTTAGTGTGATTGTGCAATTGTTTGTGGTTGACCGGATTGTTCGTCGATACGGTGAAGTTGCGATACTCGTTACGTTTCTTGGAGTCGCGGCATTTGGTTTCTTACTTTCTCTTTTTGCCGGAAGCTACGTGATGTTCTTTGCCGTTTCTTTGGTAATCTTCTTAGCTACTTCTATTTTACGTCCTGTCTTGAATACCTTAATTTCAAAAATGGCTGAAGGTGAAGTTGGTTTTGCAATGGGCATGAACAACGCTTATATGAGTATTGGCAATGTGGCAGGTCCTTTACTTGCAGGTCTTTTATATGATGTCAACATCATCTTCCCGTTCATTTTAGGTCTTACTATGCTGCTAATAACACTCTCGATTACTGTTGTTTGGCAACGTTCACGAGCTGTAAAAACATCTACTATTGGTTAG
- a CDS encoding NCS2 family permease, which produces MFNWMDRFFGLQENDTTVRREMTAGLIGFFTVVYIIAVNALILSEAGMPLEAAIVATIVASVFGCLLMGFWGNAPILLVPGMGINALFSYTMVQSMGLSWQEALAVVFVSGVIFVTVAFTRFAKMLSAAVPHSLKEAITVGLGLFLMLIGLEKGGIVERGTSSILALGSLADAHVLATVLTIIIAVVLFIRNVPGNFLITIVVGTIIAALFGLIDFGSMNESSINATEAFAVFGALSFGNILSTTFWVAVFSLTMVLVFENIGLVHGQVAFIERPEKFSRAFQATSVSAMTSGIFGTSPTVATVESAAGMTAGGRTGLTSITAGLLFLVASFFIPVIKLIPDSAIAPILIIIGFLMLQNIKNLDMKDMTESFPALLIVALIPFTYSIADGIAIGFIMYPILKIAVGRAREVSPTLYVIAGLFLANFIFHYLG; this is translated from the coding sequence ATGTTTAATTGGATGGATCGGTTTTTCGGTCTTCAGGAAAATGACACGACAGTTAGGCGTGAAATGACAGCAGGCTTGATCGGCTTTTTTACGGTGGTTTACATTATTGCCGTCAATGCGCTGATTTTGTCGGAAGCCGGTATGCCGCTTGAAGCAGCTATTGTTGCGACGATTGTGGCATCCGTCTTCGGTTGTTTGCTCATGGGCTTTTGGGGCAATGCGCCGATTTTGTTAGTGCCAGGTATGGGCATTAATGCGTTATTTTCGTACACGATGGTTCAGTCGATGGGCTTGTCGTGGCAGGAGGCGCTAGCGGTCGTATTTGTTTCCGGCGTGATTTTTGTGACGGTTGCTTTTACGCGTTTCGCGAAAATGTTGAGTGCTGCAGTGCCGCATTCGCTGAAAGAAGCGATTACGGTCGGACTGGGCTTGTTCTTAATGCTGATTGGTCTAGAAAAAGGCGGCATTGTTGAGCGTGGCACGAGTTCGATTTTGGCACTCGGTTCGCTTGCTGATGCGCATGTTTTGGCAACGGTTCTGACGATCATTATTGCGGTGGTGTTATTTATCCGTAATGTGCCAGGAAACTTCCTGATTACGATTGTCGTGGGGACCATCATTGCGGCGCTTTTCGGCCTAATCGACTTTGGCAGTATGAATGAATCTTCGATTAACGCGACAGAAGCGTTTGCGGTATTTGGTGCGCTATCATTCGGCAACATTTTGTCCACTACATTCTGGGTCGCCGTATTTTCCCTGACAATGGTGCTGGTGTTTGAAAACATTGGGCTGGTTCATGGACAAGTCGCGTTTATCGAACGCCCTGAGAAATTCAGTCGTGCTTTCCAGGCGACGTCTGTATCTGCAATGACGTCTGGAATTTTCGGTACAAGTCCAACTGTAGCGACAGTTGAAAGCGCTGCGGGTATGACAGCCGGTGGTCGGACTGGTTTAACGTCGATTACGGCAGGACTGTTATTTCTCGTTGCTTCGTTTTTCATTCCTGTCATCAAACTGATACCAGATAGTGCCATTGCACCAATCTTAATCATCATCGGATTTTTGATGCTTCAAAATATCAAAAATCTTGATATGAAGGATATGACGGAGAGCTTTCCGGCTTTGCTGATTGTGGCGTTAATTCCGTTTACGTACAGCATTGCTGATGGCATCGCGATTGGGTTTATTATGTATCCCATTTTAAAAATTGCCGTCGGCAGAGCACGCGAAGTGTCTCCAACTTTGTACGTCATCGCAGGTTTATTCCTAGCGAATTTCATTTTTCATTATTTAGGCTAA
- a CDS encoding MerR family transcriptional regulator, protein MYNIKAAAKILDMPKVTIRSWETRYSAITPARTESGHRLYSDQNLEDLKWLKIQVQDNGMKISEAVKKLHASRHQFIVPKEELSQNLNSEYSEQINQLFQAAAEMDTERFNYLLDLHFSLFHHQTVFFSIIAPLMIRIGEAWEDGVISVAHEHMITHIVQQRFNQFFRIFPTSPSLPKVMALSPSGEQHQLGLLLFTLFLRENGFSVVYIGPDTPLEGLEEMIVKHNFQILCMSIATPKLMTSADKYMDALSRAKPEMQFILGGQGVEVKQNEDNRWYLGTDIKVWQQWLSDQRF, encoded by the coding sequence ATGTATAACATTAAAGCAGCTGCCAAAATCTTAGATATGCCGAAAGTGACAATTCGTTCTTGGGAAACGCGTTACAGTGCGATTACTCCTGCCCGAACAGAATCTGGCCATCGCTTGTATTCGGATCAAAATCTGGAAGATTTGAAATGGCTTAAAATACAAGTACAGGACAACGGCATGAAAATCAGTGAAGCTGTAAAAAAACTACACGCTTCGCGTCATCAATTTATTGTACCTAAAGAAGAGCTATCTCAGAATCTTAACTCAGAATATAGCGAACAAATCAATCAACTTTTTCAAGCGGCTGCCGAAATGGACACGGAACGCTTTAACTACTTGCTCGATTTGCACTTTTCTTTATTCCATCACCAAACTGTCTTTTTTTCAATAATTGCACCACTTATGATTCGAATTGGAGAAGCTTGGGAAGATGGCGTTATCAGTGTTGCTCACGAGCATATGATCACTCATATTGTTCAGCAACGCTTTAATCAGTTTTTCCGCATTTTCCCGACTTCACCAAGTTTGCCAAAAGTTATGGCCCTGAGCCCAAGTGGTGAGCAACATCAGTTAGGTTTGCTGTTATTTACTTTGTTCTTGCGAGAAAATGGCTTTTCTGTCGTTTATATTGGGCCTGATACACCTCTTGAAGGATTAGAAGAAATGATTGTGAAACACAACTTTCAAATCTTGTGTATGTCGATTGCCACACCTAAATTGATGACATCAGCGGATAAATATATGGACGCTTTATCAAGAGCTAAGCCAGAAATGCAATTTATTTTGGGTGGTCAAGGTGTCGAAGTAAAACAAAACGAAGACAATCGTTGGTATCTTGGAACTGATATAAAAGTTTGGCAACAATGGTTATCGGATCAAAGATTTTAA
- a CDS encoding nuclease-related domain-containing protein has product MVLSLFASEKPGNWGLQNKLLQDLQECYNSTNSHKGGIRIAIKISLLSQVEALSLLLARLNPQHPKRQFLEQQLSWATAGKRGEERIQRKFNEFYMEEDFRVLWDVNLTIGTWSVQIDGLLLTKHCAIIIESKNISGQLHFDEKMGEFSRVNLSGERTVMDNPKIQLNKHIRFLTQFFKLKKISLPVTGLIVFTSKDCEFTSKPHGVSVCKTYQMIEYLLKILQAFPLEAENCNLSKVQKLILLNQTPYRQPPLCTYYFIDPKDLQTGVYCRNCKALTMKRDKRSWVCSHCGVKDVLAHLLAIQEYFTFVELTITNRKLCEFCKLESPSVAKRLLAKLDLKSSGALKNRTYHY; this is encoded by the coding sequence TTGGTTTTGTCGCTTTTCGCTAGCGAAAAGCCGGGTAATTGGGGTCTTCAAAATAAGCTTTTGCAGGATCTTCAAGAATGCTATAATTCTACTAATTCACATAAAGGAGGAATTCGTATAGCAATAAAAATTAGTCTACTATCACAAGTAGAAGCCTTATCACTCTTGCTCGCAAGACTGAATCCTCAACACCCAAAACGCCAGTTTCTTGAACAACAGCTCTCCTGGGCGACTGCTGGAAAACGTGGTGAAGAACGCATACAAAGAAAATTCAACGAGTTTTATATGGAAGAAGACTTCCGTGTGTTATGGGATGTTAATTTAACAATTGGAACTTGGTCTGTGCAAATAGATGGGCTGTTGCTGACGAAGCATTGCGCAATAATTATCGAGTCCAAAAACATTAGTGGTCAACTTCATTTCGATGAAAAAATGGGTGAGTTTTCTCGCGTTAATCTATCAGGCGAACGCACCGTTATGGACAATCCAAAAATTCAATTGAATAAGCACATTCGATTTCTAACACAATTCTTCAAACTGAAAAAAATCAGTTTGCCGGTAACTGGACTGATTGTCTTTACTTCGAAAGATTGCGAGTTTACTTCCAAGCCGCATGGCGTTTCTGTATGTAAAACCTATCAAATGATTGAATACTTGCTAAAAATTCTACAGGCTTTCCCCCTTGAAGCCGAAAATTGCAACTTGTCGAAAGTCCAGAAATTGATTTTGCTCAATCAAACCCCTTACAGACAACCCCCTTTGTGCACATACTATTTTATAGACCCAAAAGATTTGCAAACTGGAGTTTATTGCCGAAACTGCAAAGCGCTTACGATGAAGCGAGACAAACGAAGTTGGGTATGTAGTCACTGTGGCGTCAAAGATGTGCTGGCGCATCTTTTAGCAATTCAGGAATATTTCACATTTGTAGAATTGACTATAACAAATCGCAAACTTTGTGAATTTTGCAAGTTGGAATCTCCTTCTGTTGCAAAACGGTTACTAGCAAAGTTAGATTTAAAAAGTTCAGGCGCTTTAAAAAATCGGACTTATCATTATTAA
- a CDS encoding NupC/NupG family nucleoside CNT transporter encodes MNLLWGIFGIFVVLGIAFLLSSGKKSIKPRTILGGLAIQITFAFMVLEWEFGKKVLLFISNKVQNVIDYAGEGIAFLFGPAADVGGFGFVFAFQVLTVIIFFSSLISVLYYLGVMQFIIKILGGALSKLLGTSKAESISAAANIFVGQTEAPLVIRPFIAGMTKSELFAVMTGGLASVAGSTLAGYALLGVPLEYLLAASFMAAPAGLIMAKMMIPETEEVVEKDFAMEKDQASVNVVDAAARGASDGLQLALNVGAMLLAFIALIALLNGMLGGLGGWLGFEGLTIQSILGVIFAPLAWAIGVPWAEAVQAGSFIGQKLVLNEFVAYTAFTPEIANLSPKTVIVVSFALCGFANLSSLAILLGGLGAIAPSRRPDIARLGIRAVAAGMLASLLSAAIAGMFV; translated from the coding sequence GTGAATTTATTGTGGGGCATCTTTGGTATATTCGTTGTTCTTGGAATTGCCTTCCTGTTATCAAGCGGCAAGAAGTCTATTAAGCCACGGACAATTCTCGGCGGATTAGCTATTCAAATTACGTTTGCATTTATGGTTTTGGAATGGGAATTCGGCAAAAAAGTACTATTATTCATTTCAAACAAAGTTCAAAACGTTATTGATTATGCAGGGGAAGGTATTGCTTTCTTATTCGGTCCAGCGGCTGATGTAGGTGGCTTTGGCTTTGTCTTTGCTTTCCAAGTACTAACAGTTATTATTTTCTTTTCTTCTTTAATTTCCGTGCTTTATTACTTAGGTGTTATGCAATTTATTATCAAGATTCTTGGAGGAGCTTTATCAAAACTTCTAGGAACAAGTAAAGCAGAGTCGATTTCAGCTGCAGCGAATATTTTCGTTGGGCAAACAGAAGCACCGCTTGTGATCCGTCCATTTATCGCGGGGATGACAAAGTCGGAATTATTCGCAGTTATGACAGGTGGACTTGCTTCTGTAGCGGGTTCTACTTTGGCTGGGTACGCTCTTCTAGGTGTTCCACTTGAATACTTATTAGCAGCCAGCTTCATGGCTGCGCCAGCAGGTTTGATCATGGCTAAAATGATGATTCCAGAAACAGAGGAAGTCGTAGAAAAAGACTTCGCTATGGAAAAAGATCAAGCATCAGTAAACGTTGTCGATGCAGCAGCACGTGGTGCATCTGACGGTCTTCAATTAGCATTAAACGTTGGTGCGATGCTACTTGCATTTATCGCATTAATCGCTTTGTTGAACGGTATGTTAGGTGGCCTCGGTGGATGGCTTGGTTTTGAAGGATTAACGATCCAAAGTATTTTGGGTGTGATCTTCGCACCACTTGCATGGGCAATTGGTGTACCATGGGCTGAAGCTGTACAAGCTGGTAGCTTTATCGGACAAAAACTAGTACTTAACGAATTTGTAGCGTACACAGCGTTTACTCCAGAAATTGCAAACCTGTCTCCTAAAACAGTAATTGTAGTCAGCTTTGCACTTTGTGGCTTTGCAAACTTAAGCTCATTAGCAATTTTACTTGGTGGACTTGGCGCGATTGCACCAAGCCGTCGTCCTGACATTGCGCGCCTCGGTATTCGTGCCGTCGCAGCAGGTATGCTCGCGTCATTATTGAGTGCGGCTATTGCAGGAATGTTCGTTTAA
- a CDS encoding succinate CoA transferase: MENKLHRIKATELQDRVVSADEAASWIEDGMTLGLSGFTRAGDAKAIPYALVRRAETEQFKVNVFTGASLGSDVDKLMAEAGIVHKRLPFQAEPAMRRKINNGDIMFVDHHLSQTAEWIRAGVIEPIDFAVIEALEITEDGMIIPTTSVGNSSVFVKHAKNVIIEINLSQPELFKGVHDIYEPGKQGQRSPIPLAGVSDRIGTIGIPVDFKKVRGIVFTDQADSPSTILESDEETEIMARHLLDFLRAEVASGRLTNQLAPLQSGIGSVANSVLHGLVDSEFHDMEVYSEVLQDAVFDLIDAGKVKFASASSITLSKEKMAQVFGDFEKYRNKILLRPQEITNHPGLIRRLGLISINTALEFDIYGNVNSTHVSGTKMMNGIGGSGDFARNARLSIFVTKSIAKGGIISSVVPFVTHVDHTEHDVDIVVTEQGYADLRGLAPRERVPVIIENCVHPMYREQMRSYYAEALLRGGQTPHVLEKAFSWHANLATNGSMLLSE, translated from the coding sequence ATGGAAAACAAACTTCATCGTATTAAAGCCACGGAATTACAAGACCGAGTTGTATCTGCTGACGAGGCAGCGTCTTGGATAGAAGACGGAATGACACTCGGATTAAGCGGGTTCACACGTGCAGGAGATGCTAAAGCAATCCCTTATGCATTGGTTCGCCGTGCCGAAACAGAGCAATTTAAAGTAAATGTTTTTACCGGAGCTTCTTTAGGCTCGGATGTTGATAAATTAATGGCGGAAGCAGGAATTGTTCATAAGCGATTGCCGTTTCAAGCTGAACCTGCCATGCGAAGAAAAATAAATAACGGAGACATCATGTTTGTCGATCACCATTTGTCGCAGACTGCTGAATGGATTCGTGCTGGTGTTATAGAGCCAATCGACTTTGCGGTTATAGAAGCGTTGGAAATTACAGAAGATGGCATGATTATCCCCACAACGTCAGTTGGGAACTCGTCGGTTTTCGTCAAGCACGCAAAAAACGTAATTATTGAAATCAATCTTTCGCAGCCTGAGCTATTTAAAGGGGTGCATGATATTTATGAACCTGGCAAACAAGGGCAACGCTCGCCAATTCCATTAGCAGGTGTTAGTGACCGTATTGGAACAATCGGAATACCGGTAGACTTTAAAAAGGTAAGAGGTATTGTTTTTACTGATCAGGCCGATTCGCCATCAACGATTTTGGAGTCAGACGAGGAAACGGAAATAATGGCTAGACATTTACTGGATTTCTTACGAGCAGAAGTAGCGTCAGGCCGATTGACCAATCAACTTGCGCCTTTGCAATCTGGGATTGGTTCAGTAGCAAACTCAGTTCTCCACGGTTTGGTTGATTCAGAGTTTCACGATATGGAAGTCTATTCGGAAGTGCTCCAAGATGCCGTTTTTGATTTGATTGACGCAGGAAAAGTAAAATTTGCTTCGGCATCTTCGATTACCTTGTCTAAAGAAAAAATGGCACAAGTATTTGGTGATTTTGAAAAATACCGAAACAAAATTCTTTTACGTCCGCAAGAAATTACGAATCACCCCGGCTTGATTCGTCGACTTGGGTTGATTTCAATTAATACGGCATTAGAATTCGATATTTATGGCAATGTAAATTCTACACACGTATCTGGCACAAAAATGATGAACGGTATTGGCGGGTCAGGAGATTTTGCGCGTAACGCCCGGTTGTCAATCTTTGTAACAAAGTCGATTGCTAAAGGGGGCATTATTTCTAGTGTGGTGCCGTTTGTTACGCACGTTGATCATACCGAACACGACGTAGACATCGTGGTCACCGAGCAAGGCTATGCAGATTTACGAGGACTGGCTCCACGTGAGCGAGTGCCTGTCATTATTGAAAATTGCGTTCATCCGATGTACCGAGAACAAATGCGTTCTTATTACGCTGAAGCATTATTACGCGGTGGTCAAACACCGCATGTTTTAGAAAAAGCATTTTCATGGCATGCCAATTTAGCAACTAATGGCAGCATGCTGCTATCTGAGTAA